The segment GGAACAGCACGAAATCGCTCGGCGTGGTGACGCTCGAGAAGGGGATCACGGTGGAGGTGGCGGGCAAGAGCGTGCTGGTGGTGGACGATATCCTCGACACCGGCAGGTCGCTCGCCTTCGTCAAGGAGTACCTGCAGAAATTCAAGCCGAATGAGATCAAGATCTGCGTCCTCCTAGAGAAGAAGGAGACGCGGTTGATCGACATCAAGGCCGACTACGTGGGGTTCGAGATTCCCAACGTCTTCGTGCTCGGCTACGGTCTCGACTACGAGGATCGATACCGGCACCTGCCGTACATCGCCTCCTTGAAAGAGGAGTACTACCACGAGCTGGCCGAGCGCGGGATCGGTCCCGTCTGAATCCCCACAGGCGGCACATCGTGGTTTCCCCGCGTGCGATACCGGCCGGGGAGGCAGGAAGGTTTCGGCACACCGTAGGGTGAGGTTCTTTCCTGTCGCAATCCCTGGCGGATCTGCTATACTCTGTCGTCTGCGCTGCGGGATCGTCTAACGGTAGGACGGCTGGCTCTGGACCAGTTAGTCCAGGTTCGAATCCTGGTCCCGCAGCCACTTCACCACTGCTTCTGCGGTGTGGTTTCCGGTTTTTCGGAGCAGCGCGCCTTGGAAACGGGAAACCGGCGACTGTTGGGAAGGCGCCATCGTCTAGTCTGGTCTAGGACACCGGGTTCTCAACCCGGTAACTGGGGTTCAAATCCCCATGGCGCTACCATCCTCCCGCGCAACGAGTTACGGGGGATTCGGTAGTGGGCAAACGGAATCCCGCCCGCCGAGCCTCAGAAACCGCCCCCCCAATCTCCAGAATCTCCGTCCACGAAGCGATTCCCCTCGGCAGGCAACTGGACAAGGTCCTCCAGACCCACCACGACGAAGACCTCGAATGGGCCTACGCCTCCCTTGGAATCCGCTACGAAGCATAGGGGTCACCTATGTAGGCAGAAGGCAAGCGTAAAGACACCTTGCCAGTAAGGCCTGCCCCCCTGCACTGAACTTCCACGCTCTTCTCTTGCCAGCCGGGCTGAGTATCAGTGAAGCACTGGATTG is part of the Chlamydiota bacterium genome and harbors:
- the hpt gene encoding hypoxanthine phosphoribosyltransferase; this translates as MKKIVKTVLFSQEQISKRIAEMVKRIDGDFRGKDLVMVAVLKGSVVFLADLVRGFTRPLAFDFIGVSSYGNSTKSLGVVTLEKGITVEVAGKSVLVVDDILDTGRSLAFVKEYLQKFKPNEIKICVLLEKKETRLIDIKADYVGFEIPNVFVLGYGLDYEDRYRHLPYIASLKEEYYHELAERGIGPV